In a genomic window of Erigeron canadensis isolate Cc75 chromosome 5, C_canadensis_v1, whole genome shotgun sequence:
- the LOC122599276 gene encoding glutamate receptor 3.1-like isoform X2, whose translation MKHQGGFNFLVLFLLLLCVLVNSSVGYKFCHTRRFVQEQEKINGSVVCADITGSKWKMKKPMENSCKTLEVWVPKKVGFTEFVNVNEHNEVEGGFSIAIFCYVLETLPFSIVPNFIPFVNATGHMNGTYDQLLKQIENQTCAAVAGDVTIRGNRAQYVSFTAPYLSAEVYMIVDATRAWNQTLWTFLRPFTNRVWITLVSACILIGITIAILEYRAENPNFTSPFYRQLIMVMWFPISTIFFNEGKIRNKGSKVILVVWLCMFPIVGQIYTASLSSWLTLNQLRPNLPSSFCDVGIGYPAGSFINDLIIKQYNCSSGNKLRELNGYEEYRKALSDGTVIAVIDELPYVNLFLSMYGSDYMKHGPINQASGIAFILIRKVMEMQWWFAVTGRRWWFTMVSGRRWWFTVVS comes from the exons ATGAAGCATCAAGGTGGTTTCAATTTCCTGGTGctctttttacttttactttgTGTGTTAGTAAATTCCTCCGTCGGATATAAATTCTGCCATACAAGACGCTTTGTCCAGGAGCAAGAAAAAATTAACGGATCCGTAGTGTGtgcag ACATTACAGGGTCGAAATGGAAGATGAAAAAGCCAATGGAAAATTCATGCAAAACATTAGAGGTGTGGGTTCCAAAAAAAGTAGGTTTTACTGAGTTTGTTAACGTCAACGAGCATAATGAAGTTGAAGGAGGGTTCTCCATAGCGATTTTTTGTTATGTGTTGGAGACGTTACCCTTCAGCATCGTACCTAATTTCATACCCTTTGTCAATGCGACAGGGCATATGAATGGAACCTATGATCAACTTCTAAAGCAAATTGAAAACCAG acttgtGCGGCCGTGGCAGGTGATGTCACTATACGGGGAAATAGAGCTCAGTATGTTTCATTTACGGCTCCCTATCTAAGCGCTGAAGTTTATATGATTGTGGATGCTACACGTGCATGGAACCAAACCTTGTGGACCTTCTTAAGACCTTTTACCAACAGAGTATGGATCACATTAGTCTCTGCATGTATCTTGATTGGAATCACGATTGCCATTTTAGAATACCGGGCTGAGAACCCTAATTTTACTAGCCCGTTTTATAGGCAACTCATCATGGTCATGTGGTTTCCTATTTCGACAATTTTCTTCAATGAAG GGAAGATACGCAACAAAGGCTCTAAAGTGATTCTAGTTGTGTGGCTTTGTATGTTTCCCATAGTAGGACAAATTTATACAGCTAGTTTATCCTCATGGTTGACACTAAATCAACTGCGTCCAAATTTGCCTTCAAGCTTTTGTGATGTAGGAATAGGATATCCAGCCGGTTCCTTCATTAACGACCTTATTATCAAACAATACAATTGTAGTTCTGGAAACAAGCTACGAGAGCTCAATGGTTATGAAGAATACAGAAAAGCACTTTCCGATGGTACTGTAATTGCTGTAATTGATGAGCTCCCATACGTTAATCTCTTCCTTTCCATGTATGGGTCTGACTACATGAAACATGGACCCATAAATCAGGCATCTGGAATTGCATTT ATATTGATACGGAAGGTGATGGAGATGCAGTGGTGGTTCGCAGTGACGGGGCGACGGTGGTGGTTCACGATGGTGTCTGGAAGACGGTGGTGGTTTACGGTAGTGTCTTGA
- the LOC122599276 gene encoding glutamate receptor 2.8-like isoform X1, with product MKHQGGFNFLVLFLLLLCVLVNSSVGYKFCHTRRFVQEQEKINGSVVCADITGSKWKMKKPMENSCKTLEVWVPKKVGFTEFVNVNEHNEVEGGFSIAIFCYVLETLPFSIVPNFIPFVNATGHMNGTYDQLLKQIENQTCAAVAGDVTIRGNRAQYVSFTAPYLSAEVYMIVDATRAWNQTLWTFLRPFTNRVWITLVSACILIGITIAILEYRAENPNFTSPFYRQLIMVMWFPISTIFFNEGKIRNKGSKVILVVWLCMFPIVGQIYTASLSSWLTLNQLRPNLPSSFCDVGIGYPAGSFINDLIIKQYNCSSGNKLRELNGYEEYRKALSDGTVIAVIDELPYVNLFLSMYGSDYMKHGPINQASGIAFAFPLNSSLLSIFSEAVINVTESKNMTDMKQRYFGLPTLDESQPNSAPPQSLDVQSFIGLFIFMGMVMIVAIIASEISRFEIKNIVQHQDKEEENSKELAILKSDTTLITPPIRECPRTDKLQ from the exons ATGAAGCATCAAGGTGGTTTCAATTTCCTGGTGctctttttacttttactttgTGTGTTAGTAAATTCCTCCGTCGGATATAAATTCTGCCATACAAGACGCTTTGTCCAGGAGCAAGAAAAAATTAACGGATCCGTAGTGTGtgcag ACATTACAGGGTCGAAATGGAAGATGAAAAAGCCAATGGAAAATTCATGCAAAACATTAGAGGTGTGGGTTCCAAAAAAAGTAGGTTTTACTGAGTTTGTTAACGTCAACGAGCATAATGAAGTTGAAGGAGGGTTCTCCATAGCGATTTTTTGTTATGTGTTGGAGACGTTACCCTTCAGCATCGTACCTAATTTCATACCCTTTGTCAATGCGACAGGGCATATGAATGGAACCTATGATCAACTTCTAAAGCAAATTGAAAACCAG acttgtGCGGCCGTGGCAGGTGATGTCACTATACGGGGAAATAGAGCTCAGTATGTTTCATTTACGGCTCCCTATCTAAGCGCTGAAGTTTATATGATTGTGGATGCTACACGTGCATGGAACCAAACCTTGTGGACCTTCTTAAGACCTTTTACCAACAGAGTATGGATCACATTAGTCTCTGCATGTATCTTGATTGGAATCACGATTGCCATTTTAGAATACCGGGCTGAGAACCCTAATTTTACTAGCCCGTTTTATAGGCAACTCATCATGGTCATGTGGTTTCCTATTTCGACAATTTTCTTCAATGAAG GGAAGATACGCAACAAAGGCTCTAAAGTGATTCTAGTTGTGTGGCTTTGTATGTTTCCCATAGTAGGACAAATTTATACAGCTAGTTTATCCTCATGGTTGACACTAAATCAACTGCGTCCAAATTTGCCTTCAAGCTTTTGTGATGTAGGAATAGGATATCCAGCCGGTTCCTTCATTAACGACCTTATTATCAAACAATACAATTGTAGTTCTGGAAACAAGCTACGAGAGCTCAATGGTTATGAAGAATACAGAAAAGCACTTTCCGATGGTACTGTAATTGCTGTAATTGATGAGCTCCCATACGTTAATCTCTTCCTTTCCATGTATGGGTCTGACTACATGAAACATGGACCCATAAATCAGGCATCTGGAATTGCATTT GCATTCCCCTTAAATTCATCTCTACTATCAATCTTTTCTGAAGCAGTCATCAATGTTACCGAAAGTAAAAATATGACGGATATGAAGCAAAGGTATTTTGGATTACCCACTCTTGATGAATCACAACCTAATAGTGCTCCTCCACAAAGTCTTGATGTTCAAAGTTTTATCGGATTATTCATATTTATGGGGATGGTGATGATAGTTGCTATTATCGCATCAGAAATTTCTCGTTTTGAAATAAAGAATATAGTCCAGCACCAAGATAAGGAGGAAGAAAATTCGAAAGAACTAGCTATTCTTAAAAGTGACACTACACTCATTACGCCCCCCATTCGAGAATGCCCACGTACAGACAAGTTACAATAG
- the LOC122599276 gene encoding glutamate receptor 3.1-like isoform X3, with translation MKHQGGFNFLVLFLLLLCVLVNSSVGYKFCHTRRFVQEQEKINGSVVCADITGSKWKMKKPMENSCKTLEVWVPKKVGFTEFVNVNEHNEVEGGFSIAIFCYVLETLPFSIVPNFIPFVNATGHMNGTYDQLLKQIENQTCAAVAGDVTIRGNRAQYVSFTAPYLSAEVYMIVDATRAWNQTLWTFLRPFTNRVWITLVSACILIGITIAILEYRAENPNFTSPFYRQLIMVMWFPISTIFFNEGKIRNKGSKVILVVWLCMFPIVGQIYTASLSSWLTLNQLRPNLPSSFCDVGIGYPAGSFINDLIIKQYNCSSGNKLRELNGYEEYRKALSDGTVIAVIDELPYVNLFLSMYGSDYMKHGPINQASGIAFVSM, from the exons ATGAAGCATCAAGGTGGTTTCAATTTCCTGGTGctctttttacttttactttgTGTGTTAGTAAATTCCTCCGTCGGATATAAATTCTGCCATACAAGACGCTTTGTCCAGGAGCAAGAAAAAATTAACGGATCCGTAGTGTGtgcag ACATTACAGGGTCGAAATGGAAGATGAAAAAGCCAATGGAAAATTCATGCAAAACATTAGAGGTGTGGGTTCCAAAAAAAGTAGGTTTTACTGAGTTTGTTAACGTCAACGAGCATAATGAAGTTGAAGGAGGGTTCTCCATAGCGATTTTTTGTTATGTGTTGGAGACGTTACCCTTCAGCATCGTACCTAATTTCATACCCTTTGTCAATGCGACAGGGCATATGAATGGAACCTATGATCAACTTCTAAAGCAAATTGAAAACCAG acttgtGCGGCCGTGGCAGGTGATGTCACTATACGGGGAAATAGAGCTCAGTATGTTTCATTTACGGCTCCCTATCTAAGCGCTGAAGTTTATATGATTGTGGATGCTACACGTGCATGGAACCAAACCTTGTGGACCTTCTTAAGACCTTTTACCAACAGAGTATGGATCACATTAGTCTCTGCATGTATCTTGATTGGAATCACGATTGCCATTTTAGAATACCGGGCTGAGAACCCTAATTTTACTAGCCCGTTTTATAGGCAACTCATCATGGTCATGTGGTTTCCTATTTCGACAATTTTCTTCAATGAAG GGAAGATACGCAACAAAGGCTCTAAAGTGATTCTAGTTGTGTGGCTTTGTATGTTTCCCATAGTAGGACAAATTTATACAGCTAGTTTATCCTCATGGTTGACACTAAATCAACTGCGTCCAAATTTGCCTTCAAGCTTTTGTGATGTAGGAATAGGATATCCAGCCGGTTCCTTCATTAACGACCTTATTATCAAACAATACAATTGTAGTTCTGGAAACAAGCTACGAGAGCTCAATGGTTATGAAGAATACAGAAAAGCACTTTCCGATGGTACTGTAATTGCTGTAATTGATGAGCTCCCATACGTTAATCTCTTCCTTTCCATGTATGGGTCTGACTACATGAAACATGGACCCATAAATCAGGCATCTGGAATTGCATTT GTGAGCATGTGA